The nucleotide sequence GGCTATAAAGGCTACGAGTTTGCCACGTGTGCATCGATTAATGATGAAATCTGCCACGGCTTCCCGAGAAATCAGGCTTTAAAAGACGGTGATATTGTAACGGTCGATTTTGTCGTGAATGTAAACGGTGCTCTAGCAGACTCGGCGTGGACACATGCAGTAGGAAATGTATCTGATCAGGCGCTGAAATTAATGGATGTTACAAAAACGGCCATGTATAAAGGGATTGAGCAGGCAGTGATCGGCAACAGGCTTGGTGATATCGGCCACGCCATTCAAACATATGCAGAAGGTGAATCCTTTTCAGTGGTGAGAGATTTCACTGGTCACGGCATTGGACCGGCGATGCATGAGGAACCGACCGTGCTGCATTACGGAATGCCCGGAAAAGGCCTCAGACTCAGGGAAGGAATGGTCATTACCATTGAACCGATGGTGAATGAAGGAACATGGTATTCAAAAATGGACGACAACGGGTGGACTGCCCGGACAGTGGACGGAAAACTTTCAGCCCAATATGAGCATACTGTGGCCATTACGAAAGATGGGCCACTTATTTTGACAGAACATTAAGCGATTTCCAGATGGAGATCGTTATTTTTTTGCCTCTTAGAAAATCTGTTTGAAGCAATTTTTAATAAATACAGATACTTGAAGTTATTGTGCTCTGTTTAGTGCCTTTTAGATTCTGAGGGGAATAAAGCAGAGAGGTAATGACCCTTCATGAAGATCAGCATGTTCTGAAGGGAACAAACCAAAGCGTTAGAACTTCTGGAATACAGTCTCAAGGGCATTACCATCTATCTAAGCTAAGGCACCCTTCCCTCAAATCACATCACGTTATGGATCTGAAAAAACTTCAAGCTATTTTATTTTTGTAAATTATTCGAATATTGTTGAAATACGGCAGAATTCGGACTATAGTATATAACAATACCAATTTAACGGGGTGATGTAAGTGAGCAAAAAAGATTTGAGAATCAAGAGTAAAGTAATCAGCGACGATATGAAACGAATGCCGAATCGTGCCATGCTTCGTGCGGTTGGGTTGAAAGATGAAGATTTCCAGAAACCGATGATCGGCATCGCCTCTACATGGAGCGAAGTAACTCCATGTAATATACATATTGATAAACTTGCCCAGCTGGCTAAAAAAGGCGTAAACACTGCAGGCGGCGCAGGCATGATTTTCGGCACAATTACGGTTTCTGACGGCATTTCAATGGGAACAGAAGGCATGCGCTATTCACTGCCGAGCCGCGACGTGATTGCGGACTCTATTGAAACGGTAGTCGGAGCTGAAAATCTCGATGCATTTGTTGCCATCGGGGGCTGTGATAAAAACATGCCCGGATGCATGATTGCCATCGCACGCGCTGAAGTGCCGGCGGTATTCGTATATGGGGGCACGATTAAACCGGGCCGCTTAAATGATAAAGATATTGACATTGTATCTGCGTTTGAAGGCGTCGGAAAATTCAACAACGGAGACATCGACAAAGACGGTCTGCACCAAATCGAATGTCATGCATGCCCTGGCGCAGGTTCTTGCGGAGGCATGTACACGGCGAATACGATGGCATCTGCAATCGAAGCGATGGGAATGAGTCTGCCGGGCAGCTCTTCAAACCCGGCTGAAACAGAAATGAAGCAAAATGACTGCTATGAGGCTGGACAGGCCGTATACCGGATGCTTGAGCAGGATATTTACCCGAAAGACATCATGACGAAAAAAGCATTTGAAAATGCGATTACGGTCGTGATGGCGCTTGGAGGATCAACAAATGCCATTCTTCATCTCATGGCCATTGCCCATTCAATCAATGTAGAACTATCGCTTGAGGATTTTGAGCGTCTGCAGCGCAAAGTGCCTCATATCGCAGATCTGAAGCCGAGCGGAAA is from Bacillus sp. FSL H8-0547 and encodes:
- the map gene encoding type I methionyl aminopeptidase — translated: MIILKSEREISRMHEAGKLLASCHKEVSKLLKPGVTTLEIDSFVDKYLADHGAVPEQKGYKGYEFATCASINDEICHGFPRNQALKDGDIVTVDFVVNVNGALADSAWTHAVGNVSDQALKLMDVTKTAMYKGIEQAVIGNRLGDIGHAIQTYAEGESFSVVRDFTGHGIGPAMHEEPTVLHYGMPGKGLRLREGMVITIEPMVNEGTWYSKMDDNGWTARTVDGKLSAQYEHTVAITKDGPLILTEH
- the ilvD gene encoding dihydroxy-acid dehydratase, translating into MSKKDLRIKSKVISDDMKRMPNRAMLRAVGLKDEDFQKPMIGIASTWSEVTPCNIHIDKLAQLAKKGVNTAGGAGMIFGTITVSDGISMGTEGMRYSLPSRDVIADSIETVVGAENLDAFVAIGGCDKNMPGCMIAIARAEVPAVFVYGGTIKPGRLNDKDIDIVSAFEGVGKFNNGDIDKDGLHQIECHACPGAGSCGGMYTANTMASAIEAMGMSLPGSSSNPAETEMKQNDCYEAGQAVYRMLEQDIYPKDIMTKKAFENAITVVMALGGSTNAILHLMAIAHSINVELSLEDFERLQRKVPHIADLKPSGKYVMQDLHEAGGVPAVMKLLLEEGLLHGDCLTVTGKTVEENLREMEGLREGQDVIYPLEQALRKDGPLVILKGNLSPSGAVAKVSGLKVTKMTGPAKVFDTEIEATEAVMSNEVTAGDVLIIRYEGPKGGPGMPEMLSLSSIIVGKGLGESVALLTDGRFSGGTHGLVVGHITPEAQVGGPIALVKNGDLITVDSDKRELHLHVSDEELAERKGSWSAPPLRNRGVLGKYARTVSCASQGAVTDAFEEAKEPAKTR